CCTTTTCGGGGGCGCCTTCGATTTCGACTTCGTCAAAGCCGGTGAGGCCGGATTCCATCGACGCCAGCGCCTTTTGCAGCGATTCGTGGATGGTGCGGCCGATCGCCATCGCCTCGCCCACGGATTTCATCGCGGTGGTGAGGTGGGGTTCGGAGCCGGGGAATTTCTCGAATGCGAATTTCGGGATCTTGGTGACCACATAGTCGATGGTCGGCTCAAAGCTCGCCGGGGTGACCTTGGTGATGTCGTTGTCGAGTTCATCGAGCGTGTAGCCGACGGCCAGCTTGGCGGCGATTTTGGCAATCGGGAAGCCGGTCGCCTTGGATGCCAGCGCCGAGGAGCGCGACACGCGCGGGTTCATTTCGATCACGACCATGCGGCCGGTTTCGGGGCTGATCGCCCATTGCACGTTGGAGCCGCCGGTTTCGACGCCGATCTCGCGCAGGACGGCGATAGAGCCGTTGCGCATGATCTGGTATTCCTTGTCGGTCAGCGTCAGCGCGGGTGCAACGGTGATCGAATCGCCCGTATGCACGCCCATCGGGTCGACGTTTTCGATGGCGCAGACGATGATGGCGTTGTCGGCCTTGTCGCGCACGACCTCCATCTCGAACTCTTTCCAGCCGAGCAGCGATTCGTCGACGAGGATCTGATTGACCGGCGATGCGTCCATGCCAGAGCGGCAGAAATGGATGTAATCATCGCGGTTATAGGCGACGCCGCCGCCGGTGCCACCGAGGGTGAAGGCGGGGCGGATGATGGCGGGGAGGCCGATCTCTTCGAGCGCGTCGAGCGCGATTGCGATGCCGGTGTCGAGGTCGGCTTTGCCGTCGTCTTTCTTGGGGGCGGTGACGATTGTGGCCTTGGGGTTTTCGATGCCCAGACGATCCATCGCCTCGCGGAAGAGTTTGCGATCTTCTGCCATTTCAATGGCTTCGCGGTTGGCGCCGATCAGCTCGACACCGAATTTATCAAGCACGCCCATATCAGCCAGCGCCAGCGAGGTGTTGAGCCCGGTCTGACCGCCCATGGTGGGCAGGAGCGCGTCGGGGCGCTCTTTCTCGATGATCTTGGCGACAACTTCGGGGGTGATCGGCTCGATATAGGTGGCATCGGCGAGGCCCGGATCGGTCATGATTGTCGCGGGGTTCGAGTTGACCAGAACAACGCGGTAGCCTTCCTCGCGAAGGGCTTTGCAGGCCTGGGCGCCGGAGTAGTCAAACTCGCATGCCTGCCCAATAACGATGGGCCCTGCTCCGATGATCATGATGGATTTGATATCGGTTCTTTTCGGCATGCCATATCCCCCGGCTAGTTCGAGCAAATTGTCGTGGGTTATAGACATGCGCGGCCCATGTGCAAGGGGCGAATGGGCGCGGATTGTCAGGGTTGATCGCTTAAGGGTGTGCGGCAGGTTTTTGGACAGCAAAAAGCGCGCGCAACAGCAGGGCGAAAAAGAGCAAAGCGGGAACAAGCGCCGTCAGCATGAAGTGGTCGTTGAAGCTGTGTAGGAGGGAAAATGTTTTGACGCTGCTGACCAGCAGGGTGAGCACAATCCAGCCCCAGGCCTGTTTGGGCGGCATGATCACAAACAACGCCGGCAGCAGGAGGAGCGGCATAAAGAAGTAATGCGCCCAAGAGAGCGGTCCAAGCAGCGCGGCAATCAGGCTGAGCAAAAGCAGTTGCACCGGAAGGGCGGTGGCGGGGTCGATCCGGCGGCCACCGCGCCAGAAGAAAACCAGCGCAAGTATCAGGGCGGCTTTGCTGAGCACGGTGATCCACAGCGGTTCGGGGGCGGTATAGACGGCCAGCGCGCGACCATCGGGCATGGCGGCGGCGCGAAAAAACTCGGAGGCTTGAAAGAGCAGTGCTTCGGGAGAGAAGTTGAGCTTGGTCATGACGATCATCGCGTTGATCTTTGAAAGCTGCTCGAGAAACTGGGCATGAAGCGGCCAGCCCATGACAAGGAGCGAGGTCAGGGCGATCCCGCCCGATACGGCCAATGCCGCGCCCAAGGCGCGCCAATCGCGACGCATCACAAAGATCAGCGCAAAGAGAATGGGCGAGACTTTTATGGCAATCGCCAGCCCGAGGAGCGCACCGCCGCGAATGCTCTGTTCGCGCGAGACGAGCCACATGGCCGCGAGGATCAGGAACGTGACCGTGATCTGGGGCTGGTTGTTGAGGAAGGCGTTGAACGCAGGGAAGCTAAAGAACAACACGGCGAAGGCGATCAGGCCCTGATGCATCGGCGTGGGGTGTTGCCTGTGCGGCGTGAGCGTAAAGGCAAGAAACGCAGAGGCCAGCGCGCCCGCCACATGCAGCAGGAACGTGGCCTTGAAGAAGGTCGCCGCGGACATGGCATGAGCCGGAACCGCGAGCAGCGCCGCCCAGATCGGCGGGTAGACATAGGCGGTGACCACTTGCGCGTCTTGCCCTTGGGCGGTCATCACCTCATCCCACAGCGGCATCGGCTCGGCGTTGAAGATATGCGACGGGGCGAGATAGATCAGCTCGCTCTGACCGTTTGCGACCATCCAGCCCGCCATATAAAGCGCCGAAATGTCGATGTGCGGGCCGTTGAAACAGCTTTGAATGATCCACATCGCCCAGAGAACGGCGAGCGCGATAAACAGAAGTTTGGTTGTTCGGGGTGTCATTTGCTCGGGCTTTGCCTGAATTGCTGTTTCGGTCTGGCCGGTTTCGGCTCTGGCTGTTGTTGCGTGATTGGTAGCGGATGATGTGGGCGTGGTCACTTTTTTTGTCTCGGTGCGCGGGTTTTCTGCAAGAGGGAATGGGGTCACGGGCCTTGACTTCCTCGGCTCTACAAGGTGTATCGGCGCGACCACGATATTCACCCCTTGAAAGGGCCAGCACATGCACGCCTATCGCAGCCAAACCTGCGCCGAATTGAACACATCGCACGTTGGAGAGACTGTCCGCCTGTCGGGTTGGGTCCATCGGGTGCGCGATCACGGGGGCGTTTTGTTCATTGATTTGCGCGACCATTACGGCATGACGCAGGTGCTGTGCGACCCGGACAGCCCGGTTTTTGCGCAAGTCGAGAAGGTGCGCAGCGAATGGTGCATCCGGATTGACGGCGAAGTTAAAGCGCGGGCGGATGATTTGGTGAACCCCAAGATCCCGACCGGCGCGATCGAGGTTTATATCCGCGATATGGAAGTGTTGGGCGCTGCTGCGGAATTGCCGCTGATGGTGTTTGGCGAGCAGGAATACCCCGAGGAAACGCGGCTTCGCTATCGCTATCTCGATCTGCGGCGCGAGAAGATGCAGAACCACATGAAGCTGCGGTCTGATCTGGTGGCGTCGATCCGCAAGCGGATGTGGGACAAGGAGTTCCGCGAATATCAGACGCCGATCATCACGGCGTCTTCGCCGGAAGGTGCGCGCGATTTTCTGGTGCCGTCGCGGCTTCATCCCGGCAAGTTTTATGCGTTGCCGCAGGCGCCGCAGCAGTTCAAGCAGCTGATCATGGTCAGCGGCTTTGACAAGTATTTCCAGATCGCGCCGTGTTTCCGCGACGAAGACCCGCGTGCCG
This genomic window from Rhodobacteraceae bacterium D3-12 contains:
- a CDS encoding DUF2029 domain-containing protein, which encodes MTPRTTKLLFIALAVLWAMWIIQSCFNGPHIDISALYMAGWMVANGQSELIYLAPSHIFNAEPMPLWDEVMTAQGQDAQVVTAYVYPPIWAALLAVPAHAMSAATFFKATFLLHVAGALASAFLAFTLTPHRQHPTPMHQGLIAFAVLFFSFPAFNAFLNNQPQITVTFLILAAMWLVSREQSIRGGALLGLAIAIKVSPILFALIFVMRRDWRALGAALAVSGGIALTSLLVMGWPLHAQFLEQLSKINAMIVMTKLNFSPEALLFQASEFFRAAAMPDGRALAVYTAPEPLWITVLSKAALILALVFFWRGGRRIDPATALPVQLLLLSLIAALLGPLSWAHYFFMPLLLLPALFVIMPPKQAWGWIVLTLLVSSVKTFSLLHSFNDHFMLTALVPALLFFALLLRALFAVQKPAAHP